The genomic window AACGATGACCAAATCGGCGCCATCGTAGGACTTCGCTGTATCGTAACCCTCAGCACGTAACTGTGTCAGAATTTGTTCGGAATCGACCAAGGCTTTGGGACAACCCAAAGAGACGAAGCCCACCTTAGGATTAGGCTTAGCGTTGATGACTGGAGATACTGCAGATATTTCTAGAGACATAATAAAAAAGGAAGAGGTACAAAGCAATCTGCTATTGTACCTCTTCCTGGTTCCTGCGATTAAAATCAGGCCTACTTAATCTTACAAAGCCCCATAAAATATTGATTTTTACTTGTTTTTCTCATCAACATTAAATGGGAAAGCGAACATATTTTTTGACTGATTTTGCATCTGTTCTTGCATTTGAACAAATAAATTTTTACTTTGATCGATGTAATTACCCATCATGCCCTGCATCATTGGACCTTGCACATTCATAAATTGCGTCCACATCTCAGGGCTAAATGTCTTCCCTTCGTTCAGGCCTCCGGTGTTTTCAGTCAATTTATTTTGAATATCAATAAAGGTTTGTATGTTTTTTTCCAAGTAAGAACCCATCATCCCTTGCATCGCATGTCCGTAATAACGAATAATCTGTGCCAGCGCGACACTAGAAAACATAGGTGCACCGCCAGCTTCAGCTTCCAAAATAATCTGCAATAAAATCATGCGAGTCAAGTCTTCACCGGTTTTCGCATCAACGACCGCGAAGTCATCGTTATCCAGAACAAACTGTTTTACATCAACCAAGGTGATATAACTACTAGTCTGCGTGTCATACAAGCGGCGATTCGGGTATTTCTTGATCAAATGCTGTGTTGTTCTTTTTGCGCTATTCATGGAAATCTCATTTGATAAATCTGTAAGCCCCAACCAAGACAAAATATTTGAGGTAGTGGTTAAGCGGCAAAGTCAACGCAAACAAGTGGCATATCAACAGAAAATGTTGATTATGGTGTTTTGTTTGTCCCCAATTACTATTTATTTTTATTCTATTGTTTTCAAAAAAATACCCATCGAAATTAAAAATTTTCGATGGGCGGTATTCTACCGCACTGCGACATGTGCACTGCAATATTGTTGCAAAAGATAACTATTCCAAGATAAGAAAGCAAAAAAACTTTCTTTAACCCATATGCAAACCACCATTAATAGAAAAATCAGAGCCAGTCGCATAGCCACCTTCATCGGAAGCAATCCATGCAACAATAGAAGCGATTTCATCTGGCTCAGCCAAGCGCTTTACTGGAATACCGGCAACGATTTTTTCCAAGACATCCGGACGGATCGCTTTTACCATGTCAGTGCCAACGTAGCCCGGTGACACTGTATTGACAGTGATACCTTTAGTTGCAACCTCTTGTGCCAAAGACATAGAAAACCCATGTATCCCCGCTTTTGCCGTGGAATAATTGGTCTGACCGAACTGACCTTTTTGACCATTGACAGAAGAAATATTAATGATACGGCCCCAGCCGCGCTCGACCATACCCTCGATGACTTGCTTGGTCACATTAAATAAAGAATTCAAATTGGTATCCATAACGGCATCCCAATCATCTTTACTCATTTTACGGAATTGACCATCACGTGTGATACCCGCATTATTAATCAGCACATCAATTT from Undibacterium parvum includes these protein-coding regions:
- the phaR gene encoding polyhydroxyalkanoate synthesis repressor PhaR produces the protein MNSAKRTTQHLIKKYPNRRLYDTQTSSYITLVDVKQFVLDNDDFAVVDAKTGEDLTRMILLQIILEAEAGGAPMFSSVALAQIIRYYGHAMQGMMGSYLEKNIQTFIDIQNKLTENTGGLNEGKTFSPEMWTQFMNVQGPMMQGMMGNYIDQSKNLFVQMQEQMQNQSKNMFAFPFNVDEKNK
- a CDS encoding 3-ketoacyl-ACP reductase, producing the protein MSKRIAYVTGGMGGIGTPICKRLCKDGYTVVAGCGPNSPRKDKWLADMRAEGYEVFASEGNVSDWDSTKAAFEKVRAEIGEIDVLINNAGITRDGQFRKMSKDDWDAVMDTNLNSLFNVTKQVIEGMVERGWGRIINISSVNGQKGQFGQTNYSTAKAGIHGFSMSLAQEVATKGITVNTVSPGYVGTDMVKAIRPDVLEKIVAGIPVKRLAEPDEIASIVAWIASDEGGYATGSDFSINGGLHMG